The Buteo buteo chromosome 25, bButBut1.hap1.1, whole genome shotgun sequence genome has a window encoding:
- the LAMP1 gene encoding lysosome-associated membrane glycoprotein 1 — translation MAGARGLLAAAALLGFLQASSSFEVKDSSGKVCIIADLTVAFSVEYKSNGQKEFAHFFLPQNATVESQSSCGNGNKSHPILVLGFGAGHSLSLNFSEHADNYQVEELVFHYNLSDGTLFHNSTAGEVKKVSHKTTIQAHMGTKYRCINAKHINMKSVNVTFSNVTLEAYLTNGTFSMNKTECAEDMVSTTAIVPTTPKQTTSQVPTTSPAPTASPPNPAVGKYNVTGPNGTCVLAYMGLQLNITYQKKDQKMGLDLLNFIPQNTTSSGRCDNTSAFLNLTFEKTRVTFHFVLNASTEKYFLQGVNVSTTLPSEAKEPKFEAWNNSMSELRATVGNSYKCSAEENLQVTDKALVNVFNIQIQVFKIDGDKFGAVEECQLDENNMLIPIIVGAALAGLVLIVLIAYLIGRKRSHAGYQTI, via the exons GCTTTTTACAGGCTTCCTCTTCATTTGAGGTGAAAGATTCAAGTGGTAAGGTCTGCATAATTGCTGATCTGACAGTAGCCTTCTCAGTGGAATACAAAAGCAATGGGCAAAAAGAG TTTGCacactttttccttccacaaaaTGCTACAGTAGAGTCACAGAGCTCATGTGGTAATGGTAACAAATCTCATCCAATTCTGGTATTGGGTTTTGGAGCGGGACATTCATTAAGCCTGAATTTCTCAGAACATGCAGACAACTACCAAGTCGAAGAGCTAGTTTTCCACTACAATCTGTCAGATGGAACTTTATTCCATAATTCAACTGCAG GAGAAGTGAAGAAAGTATCACATAAAACTACTATTCAGGCACACATGGGCACAAAATACAGATGCATCAACGCTAAGCACATCAATATGAAGAGTGTGAACGTTACTTTTAGCAACGTTACTTTGGAAGCCTATCTCACAAATGGCACTTTCAGTATGAACA agACAGAATGTGCTGAAGATATGGTATCTACTACTGCTATAGTGCCTACAACTCCTAAACAGACTACTAGCCAGGTTCCAACAACTAGCCCAGCACCAACTGcatcccccccaaatcctgcagtTGGTAAATACAATGTGACTGGTCCAAATGGAACCTGTGTACTTGCCTACATGGGGTTACAGCTTAATATCACCTAtcaaaaaaaagatcaaaag ATGGGATTGGATTTGCTGAATTTCATACCACAGAATACCACTTCTTCTGGGAGATGCGACAATACATCTGCCTTCTTGAATTTGACTTTTGAGAAAACAAGGGTTACCTTCCACTTTGTATTG aatgcaagtactgaaaaatacttcttgCAAGGTGTGAATGTAAGCACGACTCTGCCTTCTGAAGCAAAAG AGCCAAAGTTTGAAGCGTGGAACAACAGCATGAGTGAGCTGAGAGCTACAGTAGGGAACTCCTACAAGTGCAGTGCTGAGGAGAATCTCCAGGTCACGGACAAAGCCCTTGTCAATGTATTTAATATTCAGATCCAGGTTTTCAAGATTGATGGAGACAAATTTGGGGCAG tgGAAGAATGTCAACTGGATGAAAATAACATGCTGATCCCTATAATAGTTGGTGCAGCCCTTGCTGGTCTTGTTCTAATTGTTTTGATTGCTTACTTGATTGGCAGAAAGAGGAGCCATGCTGGATATCAAACAATTTAA